The window CACAGATAAGTAAAAAAGCAATCCGACGTAGGCGAGGATCAAGGAGCGAGTGTTTCAGAAAGAGATAAATGGCGGATAGAAGAGTAAAGCCAAATATAAGCCGGGCCAGATGATAAACCATGATAAGGCTCAGACCACTTACCCGGGCCAGGCGACCTAAAATTAGCCACAGGGGAAGGAAGATGTTAGCCGGATGTTCTTCCGGGGTAAATTTATCCTCGAAAAACCAGGCCCCATCATAGGCCTGTTTCATCCAGGCCAGGTAACTCTGGGTATCTTCAATACTACCAATTACCCCCATAAATTGATGTTCAGGAGGGGTGATGATTACACCATAGAGATAGGGGAAAGTGCTAATAGAGAGGATGAAAATGGAGAGGAAAAGAAAGGTCTTAGCCTCGCTCATATATGGACGGCACTCTCTTGACCCACAGGCACTGGTTCGAAGGGATGATCGTATTGGCCCAGCAGATCATTTACCCTTAGTCTGAAAAGGTCAAGGAACATCTTGGTTGAATCCCTTAGGATATTAACCTTACTTCCCGGTGAGTTAAGCCACCTAACCGGAACCTCAGCTATCTTAAAGTCGAGTTTCTTGCCCAGATATAGTATCTCAACATCAAACCCAAAACCATCAAATTTTTGCCGGTTAAAGATCATCCTGGCTGCCCGGCGAGTAAAGAGTTTGAACCCGCATTGGGTATCCTTGATCCCGGGGAAGGCCAGGGTCTGAACTAAGAAATTAAAAGTTCGGCCGGCTGTCTCACGGCACCAACTCTGGCGAATTACCAGTTTTGAGGCGGCTAAGGCCCTGGAACCAATCGCAATGTCAAACCCATTGGCTAAACGTTGGAGGAGTTTTTCCACTTCCTCAATCGGGGTCGATAAGTCGGCATCAGAAAAGAGGATAAATTCTCCTCTGGCCGCCAGTATTCCTTTTCTAACCGAATATCCCTTACCCCGGTTGGTATCATTTTTGAGTAATCGCACCTGCCTGCCTATCGGTTCTTTTTTTATAGCGGCCGCCATGCCATCAGTGCTTCCATCATCCACTACGATGATTTCATAGAGAACATCTTGAGTCTCTAAATATTGCCTTATTTTCTTCAAGGTAGGGATTATCCGCTTTTTTTCATTAAAGGCCGGAATGACCACCGAAAGATAGTTATTTTTCATTTCCATCTCCCCCTTCTACATTGTCCAACTCATAAACAATGGCATAAAGAAGGAGGGTGTTGGCGAAAAGCAAAAAGATGATAACCAGTGAGAGAGATAGGATCATAATCTCGGCGTGACCGGCCAGATCATAGGAAAATCCCAGGGCCAGACCTAAAAGCCCAATCGCCGCAGCAATGAAGGTAACAATAGATGTCTTGAATCGCCACTTAACTTTGTCCATATATATCACCCCTTTCTTTTTTTAGTATACCATATTTTTAAATAAAAATCAACATAAAAAAATAAAAAAATAACAAATAAAAGTTGAGAGTTGAGGGTTGAGAACTGAGAGTGAAGAATGGAAAGGCCTCCACTCTCCACTCTCACAGTGATTCAGACATAAGGATTAAGAATTAGGTAGGGTTTCATTGCTTAAGTTCGACTCTGCTTCCGAACTTATTTTCCTGACCAGCTAACAACCGTTTGATATTGGGTATATGCTTTACCACGATAATAACAGAGACAGCTCCTCCAAAGATAAGCAAAGGCGGCTCTGCCTTAAAGAGCCACAGGAGAAGAGGTAAAACCAGGGCGCCCATCACAGAGCCTAAAGAAACGTATTTGGTCAGGGCCACGATAATAATAAAAAGGGGGATGATGAGAAGCATGGGGTAGGGGGCCAGACCGATAAAGACACCCGCGCTGGTAGCTACTCCCCTTCCGCCCTTGAATTTCAAAAAGATCGTCCAGTTATGGCCGGCGACCGCCGTAGCTCCGGCCAGCATTTTGATGATAATATCCCCTTCGCCTACTTGGTGCGCCAACCAAACAGCCGCCATCCCTTTGGTCATATCGACTAACAAGACCACCAGATACCACGTCCATCCTAACACCCGATGAACATTTGTGGCTCCAATATTGCCGCTGCCTACCTGCCGAATATCAATTCCGGCCACCAGCCTGGTCACGATAAAACCTGTCGGTATGGAGCCTAACAGGTAACTTGTCAGGAAAATAAGAGGATAGTCAAACATTTGAGGTAACTATTTTCGCTTTCTCACCTTAATCCTGATCGGTGTCCCCCACAAGTTTAATTCTTCCCGCATTCGG of the bacterium genome contains:
- a CDS encoding dolichyl-phosphate beta-glucosyltransferase → MKNNYLSVVIPAFNEKKRIIPTLKKIRQYLETQDVLYEIIVVDDGSTDGMAAAIKKEPIGRQVRLLKNDTNRGKGYSVRKGILAARGEFILFSDADLSTPIEEVEKLLQRLANGFDIAIGSRALAASKLVIRQSWCRETAGRTFNFLVQTLAFPGIKDTQCGFKLFTRRAARMIFNRQKFDGFGFDVEILYLGKKLDFKIAEVPVRWLNSPGSKVNILRDSTKMFLDLFRLRVNDLLGQYDHPFEPVPVGQESAVHI
- the plsY gene encoding glycerol-3-phosphate 1-O-acyltransferase PlsY gives rise to the protein MFDYPLIFLTSYLLGSIPTGFIVTRLVAGIDIRQVGSGNIGATNVHRVLGWTWYLVVLLVDMTKGMAAVWLAHQVGEGDIIIKMLAGATAVAGHNWTIFLKFKGGRGVATSAGVFIGLAPYPMLLIIPLFIIIVALTKYVSLGSVMGALVLPLLLWLFKAEPPLLIFGGAVSVIIVVKHIPNIKRLLAGQENKFGSRVELKQ